The DNA sequence TTGGCATTCGTTTTCGAAACATTCAAGTGATCTTTTCGAGTTGTGGGAGAAACTAGGAGGTGAATCTCTTGTAGGGAGAAATGGGATGAAAAGGGTATTGCCAGTTGGAAACAATCTATGGGACTGGTCTTCGAAAACCTCTGTTATGGGTATTCTGAATTTGACTCCGGACAGTTTTAGTGATGGCGGGAAGTATCTATCCGTCGAAGCAGCAGTTTCCCAAGTTCGGTTAATGCTCTCAGAGGGTGCAGATATAATTGATTTTGGTGCACAATCTACACGTCCAAACGCTTTAAAGATAACTGTTGAAGAAGAATTAGATAGACTAATTCCTGTTATAGAGGCCGTTAACAAGATGCCCGAGGTTGAGGGGAAGCTTTTATCTGTGGATACCTTCTATTCAGACGTTGCTTCAGAAGCAGTCAAGAATGGGGTTCATCTTGTAAACGATGTATCTGGTGGACGGTTGGATTCCAATATGCACAGTGTCGTTGCAGCTCTTCGAGTACCCTTTATAGCAATGCATATGAGAGGTGATCCGTCTTCAATGCAAAATCCCGAGAACTTGCAGTACAACGATGTTTGTAAGGATGTGGCGTTTGAACTTTATGAGAGGCTCGAGGAAGCAGAGTTAGCCGGTATTCCTGCTTGGAGGCTAATACTTGACCCAGGAATCGGATTCTCCAAAAATACTGAACATAATTTGGATATTCTAACGGGTTTGACAACAATTCGAAGTGAGATTGCAAGGAGGAGCTTGGCGTTGTCTCGTGCACCTTTCTTGATTGGACCGTCTAGAAAGAGATTCCTAGGGGAAGTCTGTGCTCGCCCTGCTGCAGAAGAACGAGATCCAGCAACTGTTGCTGCTGTAACTACAGGGGTTCTGAATGGTGCCAATATTGTAAGAGTACATAATGTTCGATATAATGCAGACGCCCTTAGGCTGTGTGATGCGTTATTGGAAAGGAAACTGTATGCTTAGATAAAACAGTTAACACGAGCTATGTTTTGTTTTTGCCTCATTCTTTTCTCATTGTAAAACATATATCAGTCTGAGATTTGTGTTTTTGCAAAAGAACTCAAAGCTGAAATGATATAACCAGAAAGAGCAAAGTTTTGTGAGTAAACATTTTACTTGCAAGATAACTAG is a window from the Nicotiana tomentosiformis chromosome 10, ASM39032v3, whole genome shotgun sequence genome containing:
- the LOC104118731 gene encoding folate synthesis bifunctional protein, mitochondrial isoform X1, which translates into the protein MNIFRRLLPTKFGFKISKNSCNARGIYSIHSSPDCVVEVHSSEQEVIIALGSNVGNRLQNFDEALHLMKKSGIQITRHACLYETAPAYVTDQPRFLNSAVRGITKLGPHELLGVLKKIEKDMGRTTGVRYGPRPIDLDILFYGKLKIHSEILDVPHERIWERPFVVAPLIDLLGSDIDSDTVASWHSFSKHSSDLFELWEKLGGESLVGRNGMKRVLPVGNNLWDWSSKTSVMGILNLTPDSFSDGGKYLSVEAAVSQVRLMLSEGADIIDFGAQSTRPNALKITVEEELDRLIPVIEAVNKMPEVEGKLLSVDTFYSDVASEAVKNGVHLVNDVSGGRLDSNMHSVVAALRVPFIAMHMRGDPSSMQNPENLQYNDVCKDVAFELYERLEEAELAGIPAWRLILDPGIGFSKNTEHNLDILTGLTTIRSEIARRSLALSRAPFLIGPSRKRFLGEVCARPAAEERDPATVAAVTTGVLNGANIVRVHNVRYNADALRLCDALLERKLYA
- the LOC104118731 gene encoding folate synthesis bifunctional protein, mitochondrial isoform X2, with product MKKSGIQITRHACLYETAPAYVTDQPRFLNSAVRGITKLGPHELLGVLKKIEKDMGRTTGVRYGPRPIDLDILFYGKLKIHSEILDVPHERIWERPFVVAPLIDLLGSDIDSDTVASWHSFSKHSSDLFELWEKLGGESLVGRNGMKRVLPVGNNLWDWSSKTSVMGILNLTPDSFSDGGKYLSVEAAVSQVRLMLSEGADIIDFGAQSTRPNALKITVEEELDRLIPVIEAVNKMPEVEGKLLSVDTFYSDVASEAVKNGVHLVNDVSGGRLDSNMHSVVAALRVPFIAMHMRGDPSSMQNPENLQYNDVCKDVAFELYERLEEAELAGIPAWRLILDPGIGFSKNTEHNLDILTGLTTIRSEIARRSLALSRAPFLIGPSRKRFLGEVCARPAAEERDPATVAAVTTGVLNGANIVRVHNVRYNADALRLCDALLERKLYA